The Elgaria multicarinata webbii isolate HBS135686 ecotype San Diego chromosome 1, rElgMul1.1.pri, whole genome shotgun sequence genome includes the window CTTTAAGCTTTTGCAAGCAAATGGAAAGCCGGTTGCGAGCGGCGAAGAGGCTTAGCCAGCATCCTCCGTGGCTCCCGTCAGGCATTTTTTGGGGGCTTGAAATTTCTAAGACACCTTCACAGCCATTTTCTGGCTCAAACCCTAccgggtgtggggtggggtgaggagggaaGGCGAGGGAACGCCAGGAAAACGTAATGGTGACTTCGAAGAAGCCTGGAGGTGACGGGAGAAGCGCAGGCGGACAGATCTCTCGGCCAGAAGGATGcggcgcgcacgcacgcacgcacccctcccccctctttttctgtACACGGCCGTTAAACAAGACAAGCAGCAGTTCTCTGAATTGGCCGTTTTTTCTTCCCGGTTCCCCGCGTCTGGCGCATTCGGCTTCAGCCATGGCGTTGGAGCAGAGTTCCCACACGCTGCCTGGCAGCTGACTTGGAGGTTTTATTTTAAGCCctcagaaaggaaaataaatggaCGTTTATTTTTTCCTCACGAAGTAAGGCCTCACTTCGAAGGGACGGGGACTCCGGGCCGCTGCGCCCTTTGGCTGCGGGGCGGGGACGCTGCTGCTGCCCTCTCTGCTAAAGCACAGCATTTCTCCACTGTTTCCCATGGGCGTCTCTTTCTCCAGAAATGGCAACCGGGAAACCCCCCTCTCCTGCAGGACAATGGGGTAGCGTTGAGTTAGCCGGCTTTAAACGCCCGGCGGGAAATGACGCGGGGAGCCGCGGCGGAAGTGGCGCTTTTTGTCCTCGCCGGCAGAGAGGCTGATCCTGCGCCGAGAGGAACCCGCGTGGGTATCGCTGAGAGGAGGCTGCAGGGACAGCCATGGCGCCGGGTGGGCAGGCAGCGGCCAGCGGCGGTAGCTCCAGTGCGGTGACGCCTGAAGGGCTGCGGGGCTGGATCCGAGGGGCCTACCGCTTCGCCACCGACCGCAATGATTTCCGCAGGTGGGATGGAGATGGTTAtacggggaaagggagggaatacCCGGCGGCCGTGAGGACTGAGTATCCTGTCCTCCTCCAAGCAGGGTGGCCTGCTTGGAAGAGGAAAGGCAACCCCAGTGCGGGGCTAGACTGGATCCTATTTTCTTTATTTCGAAAACGTCTACCTCGCTGAATAACCCAAGGGGCTCGCGTAACTGTAAAGTCGCAATTTAAGTCAAGGTCGACGTGCACGGGTTTTACAAGGCCGCAGGAGGGATTTGTAGTTCAGGGGTAGGGAACTTGTGATCCTTTAGGCCAACTGTGAGGGGGTCATGGgtattgtaggcaaaaacatctggaggaccacaagttgcacCCTCCTGCATAGCGTATAAATCAGAATGAAGGGCTGCTATTGGCATTAGAACTTGGCACAGAACAATTTTTTGAGCACCTTTCTTGTCCCTCATGGCTGTCTACACGTACCTTAAGCTTTGAGAAGTTTTTGCCTCATCAGGCAAGGTATTTGAAACATTAAATATCTAAATAAAAATTGAAGCACCTCCTTATGTTGCTTTTGTCATTCTAAATCTCTTGGGCTCCATGTCATCACCTTTGTCTTCTGCGTATTTAGTTTTCTATCACTGCAGGGACATTCACAATCTTCCCCAGGCAGTATTCCTTCTGCCTGCTTTTCCTCTTAAGCTCTGAATCCATTGTTAACAGAAGCTGACCTGCACAAGCACTTTTCTATTGAGGGAGCATTTCTAATATGATTACTGTCATAGGCTTCAATgatatacccacttacctgagagtaatccccattaaactcagtggattaatttctgagaagacatgtataggattgcactgttactgtATTTAATTGAGTcaaaatgtttagacagaaaaagtcctacaactcccagcattccccagcccatAGGGGAATACTGAGAATTTAAGCACTTTTTTCTGTATATTCATATCTGGCATTACTGCCTctagacagaaaatcctccagaAGGATTGTGTGTAAACAATGCTAAGAGCTACCACCAACCAGCCATTAATCccaatttatatttgtttcaggAACCTTATAGTTAACCTGGGTCTGTTTGCGGTGGGAGTTTGGGTAGCCAGAAACTTAACAGACATCGATTTAATGGCACCACAGCCTGTTACATAGTAGCAATGGTGAGTAGGCAAGATTGTGGGAATTGAACATTGTATATCCTCTTAATGTTACTCTTCTCATTAATAGATTAATAGTTAATTGAGGGCTTGAATAAATAGGACAGAGCTTATTCTGTGTTAGCAATTTTCCTAAACATGAATACCTTGGACAGATCCTTTGCTAATTGCTGTTCCTCTGAATTAGACTGTTATATTACAGATCTTTTGGGGAGAAATCTGTCATGTTGAATGCTACCTCtttatttaggatttttttctgaaCTACGATGTAGTAGAAAAGCTACAAGAAACTGTTATGAAAACAAAACCTTTCTTTAAAATCAGAATTTAGTTTCACATTGCATTTTTCCCAGGTTGGTAAATGTAATTTTCAGACTTGAAATTTGTAGTTGTCTTTAAGCATCCCTAACTTCAAGGGCATTTCCACAAACTCAGTCATTCCAGGTTCCCTCTGCAGTTTGGACTCTAAACTTGGGAGTTAACGTTATTGATAGCTAGACATTTCTTTCAACTTATGCTGCTTGCTTGAAAATGATTTATAGAAAAATACTTATTGCTAAAGGCCATTTGTAAATTCTTAGGCTAATCTGAAAGTTTGTTGCACTTTCAACTGAGCTATGAAAGTAGATTTTATCAAGCTTGGGAGAACAGTCCTTTGGCCCCTGGACAGTATGTGTGGGGACATAAGATTTTTCAGAAATGAGAGTTGTgttaaagcagcggttctcaacctgtgggtcgggacccctttgggggtcgaatgaccctttcacaggggtcgcctaagaccatcggaaaacacaaatttccgatggtcttaggaaactgtattgactgaactatgtcatgtatcatcttttgtattattaaagctattgttatgtattattttcattagcaaaccatcccatgacaatggatcatgtacagaagaacgaaaataattttatggttgggggtcaccacaacatgaggaactgtattaaagggtcgcggcattaggaaggttgagaaccactgtgttaaAGTTTATGGCGCCGTATATATTTGTGGGAAGGCTGTATGTTGGCTCACTGTTGCATTAGAGTAGCAGCTTAGCTCTAACCTTTGTAAAATTTGATTACAGATGTGAATGAAGTAGACCTGCATGAAGTCTGAACTTTCCACTTTGTTGTATGACAAAATGAGTTGCAATTGTTCATCACATAGACTGTATATGAGACAGTATCTTCCATGCAGCTTCTGTTCCATCAGCAACTCTAGAAGTTGAATTCAAGTGTGAAGGATTGGAGAAAACATCGAAGCAACATTTTACctgtacattttttttcattATATTCAGTTCACTGGATTGGGAGCAATGAATCCAAGTAGTAATTTAATACCTTAGGTTCTGTTTTTGCCAGAGGCAGTTATAGAATGTAAGATATTTTTCTTTGTAGATGGAATTAGTTTCTGTACCAAGTTTAATAAATTATGAACTGAAGTGTGAAATAAAGACATGCCAATGCAttggactttttctttttaataggaAATTTCAGCTTACAAAAACAAGGTAAAAAGAGTAGAGATTtacaaaaatcataaaaacatgaTTCATATTTCACACTTAAAGTAGTAACAAGCCCCAGTCCTGTGTTTAAGTAGGACATGTTAACTATTCAaaggaaaaatacattttaaaagtcctaGGTGAGCCTTAATTATGGACAATTTTCAGCCAGTATAATGGTTGTGTGGCGCTGTGAATTATGATTGTATATTCTATGTGGAAAAGGAACTGTTTGGTGTTGCATAGCATTTTGGTGCCTTGGACTGTTCTAAGATGCCTCTGAAGTTAACAGGAACCCATTTGCTAATAAAGTATGATTAAAAGAAAATAGGGGTTGGGATGCTGTGCCTCTTGTAGAAGAATACTATTACAATGTGTCTTTTAAAGTTCCCTTTAACAATACAATGGTGATTCTTTATCAAAGCCATCACTTTCCATATGGGGATAAAAGGTTGTGAAATCCAAAGGAGAAACACACTAATCTTTCAATTGCCACCAAGGGGAAATTAGAGAAGTGATTCTATGAATCACACATTTTTTGAAAGTATGTTCTTGGGTAGAAAGATCATAAAGTCAGAGCAGAACTTTGTTCAAAACTTTGAGAGAAAGTCCTAACTTCCAAATTTGTACCACTTTATAATGCAGCTCTTCGAGATTTGTGTAAACAAACACATCACAATGTGTAAAAGATGAATAGCTGTGCTTCAAAAACATTCATGCAGTTCATTGATGAAATTTCAGTCATTTATGGGTCTGTCCTCCATCACCACCAACCATCCTACAGTACCCTCTTGACCGGAGTCAGCTTAACATCACACAAGAGTAACCAAAATTATAAGTGCAG containing:
- the TOMM6 gene encoding mitochondrial import receptor subunit TOM6 homolog produces the protein MAPGGQAAASGGSSSAVTPEGLRGWIRGAYRFATDRNDFRRNLIVNLGLFAVGVWVARNLTDIDLMAPQPVT